The Cryptomeria japonica chromosome 2, Sugi_1.0, whole genome shotgun sequence region CTTGAGTATGTGAATTTACATAGAATTCTATATCATCTATCAGATATAGGATCTAGGTTCTATGCGCAACATAGAATGATTCATCACATTTACACAAAAAATGGGATCTTCAAATttatatgattggtggattgctttACAATTATGTTGGCATGACGAGTGATTTTGGCAAGGGAGGATCTATCATGTCCCATTATAATTGATAATATGAATTAATGGACTTTGCTCTTTTTCGGTATTTCAGTGAGCTAAAATTAGATTTTACAGAATTAAAATGAATATGTTGTACATTAAAAAACAGATCACTTTATATCATAGATTATAAAAAAAtccatttctatttctatttccatTCCACATTCCACATTACATGATTATTAATACATTTTAAACTGTACCAAACAGGCTGATAATTGAATGAAACATTCTTAAAAAGGCTTAAACAGTTAGATTATTTTTCAAAGGAATCAAAGCAAGGCCAAAATGATAACCAACCATAAAATTATCAACTCAATAGTAAGAACCAACTTTGACAGCCATTATTCTCAGAGCTGAGAGCTTCATGTGGCCACAGAAGCAACAAAAACAACAAACAGCTCAAAATGCAGAAAAATAGAACTCATGAAAAAAACATAACAACAATAGAGTGATCCTAACAAAACCTAAACTATCATAGAGCTGTTGATTCCCAGCAAGAAATCCTGAGAACGACTCTCATAGTAATAAGAATTATTATTACCAGGCTTGGCAGAAGCATCAGCGCTGAATATCATGATACCATTGACAGTAAAATTCTTCTGAATGAGACCCAGTGCAGTGAAAAAGCCTTCACCTTGGATTCCTCTGCCATCAACTTCATAACTGGGGAGCAACTTAGCAGGATCAAACTGGGAAGCCCTCatgacaaaatcattaacaaatttgaCAGGGGCGATCACTTTGTCAGTATAAAACTGATGGTTAACGTAGTCAATAAACGACCCATATTTCTGAAAAAGCTCAATGTAGGGACCCACTGTTTTATAATAAGGTGCAATGGTAGCGGTGTTTATGACACCTGAATTCTTGAGGCGCTTTATGAGTTCCCCAATGCAGTAAGCAAAAGTGTTGTTTTTTCCAACGGGGAAATTCTCATAGTCGATGTCGATGCCATCAAGGTGATTATCTTTGATGAGTTGAGACAAGGAATTGAAGGCATTGTCGACCCATTTATTGGGGTCCTTAGGATTATACCAAGCAATGACTTTATCTTTGCCTTGGTTTGTGTAGACGCTCCACCCGGCCAGACTGGCCATGGCCTTCACTTTGGGGTGGCGCTCTTGGACGCCCTGGAGGGCTTGTGGGGTCAGAGTGGACGTCCAATAGGGAAGGAACACGCCGTCGTTGTAGTTTCCTTCGGTGTCGGCATCGATGGCGAAGCCGTATATGAAGTAGAAGTCGAGACCGTCACGTATCGGCACGTCATCCATGTTTATTGGGATCCCTGTCGCGCCAATGTATTCCATAAATACCTTCGCTTCTGTGGAGTCTCACAACAAATGATATGTTAGTATgtgtatatttttttgtaaaagaTGTTGAGAGATATCAAGTTTCAAGATATTTAACATTCATAAATCTATGAAAGTATCTTCAATATCATGCTATCACATTGTTGAGAGGTATCGAGTTTCAAGATATTTAACATTCATAAATCTATGAAAGTAGCTTCAATATCATGCTATCACATTGTTTTGATTAAATTAAGTGGGGAAGGGCTCCAACCCATTACAGTTCATTaccaaaaaatcttcaaaaaacaggCTTGGAGATCAAGCAAGCAGAGTACCACAGATCGAGCAGAgtctattatattattaataacgtATGGTTGTGGGCTTAAAGATTATTTCATCAAGGTTTAAATTTTTCGAGACACTTTCATTATGTTCGATATTTGGATGATTTTGATGGACTGGATTTTTTAATGGAAGGCGTTCTGGTTTATATGTCTGCTTATTCACATTGTTTTGATCACAATATAAAGATAGAGATGCTGACATCTATGTAATCCCACTTATTTCTTGAAAGAAGAATCATTCTATAAATTCATTTGACTTACAGACCAAGATCTGAAAAAAGAATTAACAAGCaaaatatgataaaaataattATCTTTATCACTAGACTAAAATTGTTTTCTTTGCCattaattttcatttttaaattacTGTGACCGTAATACTGTGACTGGAATAGCATTCTAAAAGAACTAGGACACAGCTTTGTTCTGGTTATAACAATACTAGGATAAAAAATATACATCCATTACTGAAACAAAGATGGAGATTTGTTTCAGGTTCGATATTTGAATGACTGATCGATTTAATTCTATGTATGTGATTGTTTAGTTGAAAAGATGGAGATTTATTTCAGGTTCGATATTTGAATGACTGATCGATTTAATTCTATGTATGTGATTGtttagttgaaaatatttataGTTTATATATGTTTTGATCTTGTAATTTGCTATACAAAGATAAATATCTATGTAAtcctatttatttaaataaaaaataaatcattccaTATATTCATTTGACCTCCAAACTATGTTAGCGCAACTTAACATGCAGTCTTCTCCGTGATTTACGGTGATTGTGATTTGCATTGTTGCTTATGTTTAAGCTAACCAAGGAGTTCTTGTTTTTAACTCCCTCTTCATCTTCTAGTTTTGTTTCATGCAAACAGTTCTTGATCTCCAGAAATTCCATGCATCTAATGCATAATTTCTGCTCCTATGATCTATAAACCAATTGTAATTCATTCAAGtttcaatatgataatgtaaatgatttaattacattaattctttttCTTCAGATTTCTATATGCaagttttgtttcttttcttttctagctAGATTAAATTTAACAaactaagataaaaaaaaattaaaaatcaaaatatgatgAAAACAATTACCTCTATAAATAGATTGAAACTATTTATTTTActgttaattttattttcaaattactCTGACCATAAAGCATTCTAAGAGAATTAAGACTCAGC contains the following coding sequences:
- the LOC131062976 gene encoding chitinase 2-like, which gives rise to MEYIGATGIPINMDDVPIRDGLDFYFIYGFAIDADTEGNYNDGVFLPYWTSTLTPQALQGVQERHPKVKAMASLAGWSVYTNQGKDKVIAWYNPKDPNKWVDNAFNSLSQLIKDNHLDGIDIDYENFPVGKNNTFAYCIGELIKRLKNSGVINTATIAPYYKTVGPYIELFQKYGSFIDYVNHQFYTDKVIAPVKFVNDFVMRASQFDPAKLLPSYEVDGRGIQGEGFFTALGLIQKNFTVNGIMIFSADASAKPGNNNSYYYESRSQDFLLGINSSMIV